The window CACTCTATTCAGATATATTTCATTCCAATACTAAATATTTTGGCTCATTTAACATTAAAGACAAGACTCACGCTTATATCTATTGCCTATTCAGATGAAACAGTTGACCTAAAACATATACCAGCCAAGTTACCTGGAAAACAACTCATTCACCACATTATTACAACCATAAAAGATTATATATCAATCAATCAGCTAACTCAAATCCAAAAAATTAGTTGAGGTCGACTATACCATTCTTCAGCTTCCATTCCACTCTATTCAGATATCTTTCATTCCAACACTAAATATTTTGCCTTATTTAACATTAAAGAGAATATTCTTGACCTCACAAGCTTACATCTTTCACCTATTCAGTGGAACATTTGAATCAAAACATACAAATACCATTCGAATTACGTAGAACTTAACTCATTCTACACACAATACACCCATAAAAGATTATCAATAAATCACCTAACTCAAATCCAAATTAGTTGAGCTTGGCTCTACTATTATTCAGCTTCCATTCCACTCtacaacaactactactactatgTCTCCGTCCCAAATTAAGATATTTCATTCCAATACTAAACAATTTGCCTTATTTAACATTAAAATAACATTCTTGACAAACACATAAACACAAATAGAAAAAAGCAAAGGTCAAAAAACCATACCATGGACTGAATACCATCAGGCCAACTACCAAACCTCCATTTCTGAACAATCAATTTCCCTTCTTGCAACTCCACATTACTCCCCGTAACCGATCCATCAAATATACTAAACTCCCCACCAACCTCCTTACTTATCCTAGCATTACTCTGTGTAAATCCCTTCCATCTATTCTCATCCATCAATATCTCAAACAAATCTTTAGCCCTACAACTAAATTTCTCCGTCATCGTTATCGTCTTAAACCCttcctttttcttctcctttttcacCTTCACCTCCTCCTTCACCGGAGTCAACGCCGGAGTTCCAACGTCTCCGGCGTTGACCGCTTTTTTTACCACTTTTTTCACGTCATTTTCATCTTTACAAGGACCCCCTTTTGACATAGCATTAACATAAACCCTAATTTGCTCTAAAACAAAAGGCTTTCCTTTAACAATAAATGCATCCCTTAATCTCTTCCCAATTTGCCCTTCATCTTTAATCGTAACCCTAATTTCTGGATCTTCATCAGCATTCTCATCAGCTATATAAGGTAATTCAACATTCCCTTCAAATTTCAAACCACCTTCATTTACAACCTCACCTTCCCAAGACAGAATTAAGTTTAATTCATAACCTGGAATTACTTTCCCTTTTCGGATATTAACGTAAGCTTCACCTTCGAGTTTTTCGAGGTTTTTTGTTCGGATTTTGAGGTTGCCTTCACCGTCAATTAGGGTTTTGTTTGATAAGAGATTGTTAAGGAAATTACGTGACCATTCGAGACAATCAGTTTCAGCCCAATGCCAATTGTGAACGTTGGTTCCGTCAGGTCGGTCTTCGACGATCCAGCGTTTGTCTCCTTCTCCTAAACGGGCCATTTCACGGCGGTGTTACGGCGGTGAGAGGGGATTTGATTGTGTGCTGTGGAGGGATTTGATGGACCAGTGGAACGCAGTGGAGATATAAGGGAAAACGGGTTCTGGAGGGTTCTAAAGACTCTAATTGTTTAGAAGGATCTAGAAgactgattttgttttctttttttagtTTACCTTTAATAAGTCTACAAGAATCGAGAATTCTcactcatttttttatttttatttttaaaattaagagcccgtttgaacTATGTGATAAAAAGTGCTAAACGGTTTTAGAAATAAGAGTAATAttaaaattaatagaaaatataagaaataaaaagtaaaattgttaatcaaataaaaatggcttttaagcttaaaaaaataaattggggtTGAGTAACTTCTTGATTTTGGCTTATTTAAatactttttaacttaatttaagctgttttttattttatcaaacactCAAATAAATTACAAAATGACTTACAAGCTGGTTTGACTAATTTTTTTCATTTATACCTTTAACAAGTCTACAAGAATCGAGAATTctcactcattttttttttaaattaagtctTTATCGTACATGCTAATTGAAAATATTAAGAGTTATAAAGGGACTTATCATAGGAAGAGGGGAGTACGCTActcaagaattttttattttatttgttgaAACTGAATTTGAATAAGGAATTAATAGGAGACGGAATAACTGGAATCTTGTTTCGTGTTCATTGGGAACGCTCTACGTCTGGAAGAAATGCGAATCCCTCTTGCTGTTAAATAGGTTTTTCCTTTGTATACCTTACTTACCTCGATCTAGCGGAGTTACATGTCAAGTATCAGTGTCTTTTTAGGATTATTCTGAATGTACAATGCAATTTCAGCAGTAATATTCCATTTCATGctctttttcttaaaatttactCTTGGCAACTCCTATTTGCGAAGCGAGATGTTATCTAATTAAATCACGAATTAAACtgtattttttttggaaattttcaaaaatatatcgcatttgaaaatatttacgccgCGTAGATATAATTTAATACACTGTATTTGGGGAAAAGCTTTATGCATAATGTATCAACTTGTATAAATTGTATACTAGTATATAAAAGGTATTAATGCACAAATATCGATTAAATTGAGTGTTTATACACAAAGCATGCACTAAAGGCGTAAATGTTTCAGAAGTAATTTCCCCTATTTTTTTATGAACTAAGCTGGTGAACATCTATTGATAATGAATAATGGTAGTATTCGGCAAGGATTTATATCCTCTGCTATTTAGTTATAACTTCGACAAACTAAAAAAGCCGTTAGCCCAAAAGTTAATCAGAGTGTTGCAAAAATTTACAAATAAAAATGTTTACAACTTTTTCATGAATGTATTAAACTTTGgatttttatttaataatttgATGAACAAGAGAGAAATGGAAGAGTTGGTCATGATGATTGTTAGCTATCAATTTAAATTGTTTGTGAACGAATATAGTATTTCTTGAAGAAGTCATTAATGCTTGCATTAGTTAGGCTGTctatatcatatctcttgactgtAGCCTTTTTCTGAATTCTGATAACGCGAAATGCTTTTTGTACAGGtgattatttttaaaatatttttgcaTTTTATTCTCAAAATGAACAGGacaggctttttttttttttttttttttcgtcgtAACAGATGACTTACCGTTATCAATTCATGttcttatatataaaaaaaagtaagacataattgaatttcttaataaaaaaaaagtataaatatATTTACATTGTCGGTGTTTCAGACTTGATCTCGAAAAAGAAGATGCTTTGGTTTATTGCCTACTCTAATACCGTAATACGTTTGACGTCATATTGTCAACAACAGTATAAGGGGTCTATTTCTAATTTCTCCTTCCAATCACAATTACGTTAGGCAAAATAACTAAACAAAATAAATAATCACTAAAAAATTTAAATGAGGTAAAAATGGATGAAACATTTCATAGAAAGATGAATAATATTTATTGATACTTATTCATCATAAAATAGACCAAGGTCTGTGTTTGATCAGAGTTATTACATCATTAAAAGGGAGAATACTAAAAAACCATTTCTCCCAATTGGATCTAACAATTCCAATAACAAACGCATGATAATGGGCTAGCATTACCACCAGTGCAAACCCCATTTCCATTATGTTTCTGTAAGCATTCACTTTGACATTCAGCCATGGTGCAATGATCTGGATCCAGAATCTCAGTGCATCTTTTTTGGGCTTCCACTTGAGTAATTGTCAATGCAACTACACCCAAAAATTGAACCACAACACATTAGTATATCAAATGAAAGAAGAATTAGCATTGTCACAAGCAAAATAATGCAAAAAGTTTGCCAAGTTTTCATTTTTGAGACAGTTGTTAAGTAAATGACTTGTTCTTTATTTCTCTTGCAATATATAGACCTTTTAAATCACGGTCTaaagattattatttttttaagcaaATTGATAATCTTATGAGATAATCTTATGAGAAAACTTTAGACCACGATCTAAAATTTTGTAGACATTAGACGATATTTTAATGTTTTGCTAGGCCCAAGAAATATATCTGCAGAATTTTTAAAATAGAGAAAATAGTTAAATAGTGGCCTAAAAAGAATATTTATGTAAATCATCCAAAATAATAATAAGTATCAAGGGTTGTGGTGGAATAGATATGATCCACCTAGCTTTAATGAGAGATTTTTAGTTCGAGCCTGGATACAGAAAAATTTTGGCGGGGAGAATTTCTCCTTTAATGGACCTTATGCGGTGTGAATTCGAATTAGTCCTCCCAATGCAGATACTAAACACCGAATAAAAAAAACAGAACGACAAACATAGAAAAACaattagacaaaaaaaaaaaaaaaaaaagaagaagaagaagagaaggtcAAACCTGAAAGAATGAGGAAGAAACATATGATAGAGTTCAAAAACTTGGCCATATTGCTTTTTGAAGTTGATGATCTCAAGTGTTAATGATGTGCTTTGTTAGAGCAAGGTGAAAGAGGGTTTTATAGTGTGAATTTTCTAGACGTGTGTGATTTATTTTGGGAAGTAACTCGATGTATAATTTACTTTCCAAATAACATAGATGGTTTTGTTACCTTTTTGGAAAGCAGTTTAGAGAAAGTAATATGGTGATAGAATTTAGAATAAATGGTTCATAATATGCTTTCCATGGAGTTGCAAATATGGATTGTTTTCTTTTCGAAAGTTATGAAAAGCAGTTTAGAAAATTGATTGTGTTGATATTTTAGGAGAATTAaagttttatattttatattgtaTCTCAAATAGATACATATGATttatagggtgtgtttggtatgaagtgttttttgcaattttctcatgtttgattggttaatatgttttttttttttttttgatatctaGGAACACAAGTTCCTTTAAATCAAAAACTTTTCAGGTGGAAGTGGTTAAAGCAAGTTTCATAAGTGTCACTCTACACTGATTGTTTCATCACCACACCTAACACCCCACCCGTCCCCACTCACATAAGTTTTGCCTAGATTATATAAAAACACTCACGAGACATTAACATTTTCTACTTGTTTACCAAACACTGaaaaacaaattttaaaaatttacttttttatttttttatttttgatataCTGCCCCAAAATAGTTAAGGATATCGTCACATTGTGGATGACCTTAATGCATGATGATTCCGTCTACATATCATTTGATTATAATTTTGCAAACCTACCACGTGAAGATGTTAGGTTAGCATTCTTCCCGTtttctatttttataaaatacATAAACATGGATTTATTTATGACTGAAGAACCTAGCAAGATGCAAGGTAATCTTAATTTTATTAATAACTTAACTCAATAAGtagtttaattatttttatttcaaTTTGTAATAGTTGTGAACTTATAATTCcccaaatatttttcattttaccaGTGAAGTTTTTATAATTATTTGTAAATTTAAATCGGTTAGTTATTTTTCGAATAACAATCGGCCTCAGTAAAGTTTTCGCAATCACAAAATGTATCAGAAACTTGGATAAATAGCGGATGTTTTTCTCTGTAGTTTTTAGGGTTGTGGGGTACCCAAGATGATGGCACCTAAAAGATCTTAAATACCTGAATGCACCAATTATCTATTTATTTATTGAGAGAGATAGACCATATTATAATTTATTAGCTTGTCTTCCTTTGCCCTCCAAGAAACAATTAATTAACTTTTCGGTGTATAAGAATTAAAATCAACCAAAAATGCTCTGATTCCATGTAGTTCATTACTCTAATTTCCTTCTTTCTACCTCAACTATCGTTGCGGTGGAGTAGTAAGTATACCTTCATCCTTAGTAGATGTTTTGGGTTCAAGCTCTGAAAATGAAGTCGCTTTGATATAAAGTGTTTACATCTGAGACTACCAGCTTGAATACAAATTACTCAGGTCCCAAAATAAATATCAGACATCGCGTTGGAATAAAAAGGAACTCCAGTTGGCCAAAGTAAAGTGGGGAAAACTTGGTAAATAGCTACTTCTAACACTAATGATTAACTATTGGCCACTATTTTAAAAGCTATTAACATATAACCATTATTTCGACAtgaaaaaagttttgaaaatttCCCTAACTAAAACACGGAACAAACTCTAACAAACAGGTTTGTAATTCGAGTATTAACAACTGGAATCCAATGAACGGTTGATGGGGTTAAAAATTTAATTAAAGTTTTAAACCCCACAAACGATTCATGTCAAACCTCATAAACAGTTCGTAAGACCATACCTTTATAACTTCACACCCAAAAAACAATTGATGGCATTCAAACCTTTAATGTGATTATTTACCTATCTTTTTAAGTAGTGTCTAAAAACTTAATGACATATTGGAAAACTGGTCATCACACCGATTTTTTACAGTAAAGTGAACAAAATTATATTACAATAGAATAGTTAGGTAAAAGTTAAATAATGTAGAAACTGAtaaatatttttcagaaaaaatAATACTAGTATTTATTGATACTCATCATTCATAATAGACCAATATTTGTGTTTGATCAAAGGTACATTAATTGGAGTTACAATTGTAAACACAGACACAATTGTATGGACCAGTAACACCACCAGTGCAAAGTCCATTTCCTTTGTATTGCTCTGCACATTGTTTTTGACAGTCAGCAAGTACACATCCCTTTGGATCCAATGTTACAGTGCATCTCTGTTGGGCTTTTACCTCAGTAATTGCCAAAACTGCATCAAAATGAACCAACAAAACACTAATATATCAGTAAAAGAAGAATTAAAGTTTAAGTTATACACAAAGTATTAGTTAATTATTTTACACTATCGGGTAATTCAACAGTTACCTAAGCGTAGTTCTCCTTATGTGGGATCggtaatttttaaaataaaacaaaattacctGCTACAACATGTAAATGTGGCTTGATGGTGTAAAAATTCCTTACACTAATGatgcatataacttaaactctttaTTTTATCACAAACAATACAACAAATACTGAAAAAGAACttttaagaaaattgaagaaagtCGAACCTAAAAGAATGAGGAAGAAGCAAATGAGAGAGTTTAAAAACTTAGCCATCTTTATTGAAGTTGATATCAAATGTTAATGGTGTATTTTGGTGCAAGATGAAAGAGGCTATTTATAGTGTAAATTTGCTAGAAAAGTTATGGGAGGCATTGTTAAAAATTTAATGAGATGCCATTTTTAGGAGAATTAAAATGTTACTTCTCATATTGTGTTCTATAGTTTATAATATGCTTTCCGTAGAGCAAATTAAGATGGCTTCTTTCCTTTTTGAAATAATTATGGGAAGTAGTTTAGATAATTGATTGTGAGGACATTAGAAGAATCGGATTATTGTTATACCTTGGGATAATAGTACTTGTAGTCcttaagttaatgatgatttttaATTTTCGATATTTGGTTAAGCACACAaacctttaattaatttaaatgtgtaattttggtccctttatttagGAACTATCTTATATTGATTAAACTAATTATTCTCAAATATGGAGTAATAATACAAATTTAACATAACACATGAGCAATAGAATAATTTAACAGttcataattcatcaaatttTTGAAAATTCACAAGTATAAGGATGAAAAGTGCAAATTAGACTTAATTGAAGGTTATATATACGTAATCATATATTAGAAAGATCAAAATTAGAATTTACCTATAACATAGAAACCAAAATACTATTATCTCTAATATCTTTTATGTTATGTTTTCCATAAAGCAGATGTGGCTTGTTTCCTTTTTTGAAAAGTTATGGTAAGCAATTTAGAAAATTTAATGTGATGACATTTTAGAAGCATTAAGTTGTTCTCTCATACTGTACTTCAGACTTCAGAGATTTATGGTTTGTAATATGCTTTCCATAAAATAGAATTGACTTGTATGCTTTTTGAAAAGTTATGGGAAGCTATTTAGAAAATTTAATATGTTGACATTTTTCTTAGAAAAAACTATATCCTATTGTACTTCAGAGATCCATGGTTTATTTgaactaggggtgtacaaagcaaaccaACAAACCGCGCCAAACTGGTAATTCgaaccaaaccgagaaaaaaacccaactaatggtttggtttgacttggtttggttttaaaaaaaaaacccgaacactattggtttggtttggttttaactaaaaaaagtcaaaccgaatcaaaccaaccctaCATTACATTTATTAAACTTCAaacatatttcatacataaaaatatttgcttataatgtaatttataaatgtttctttaactttttcttagctttttgtcttttaacatattatttcaagcttggaattagaattttgaatggtccaataagttttatagcccaatgatattaggaactcaaataaaactcaacaaaaatcaaatcaatactaatgctaacaaaagtaaTTCATATCTAGCACTGCAATTACAATAATgttgatatctattctttagttttatattagtttaaAAAGTGAAAATAAGTAACTTAATTTTacttttttctttaatatctagtcatgtaattaatacttattagtcgtACTTATATAGCATggtttagtatttttagattatgatcattttctacacgccttataaattagccgtatttattgtagcatgacttagcacttttagattatgatcattttattttatgcaatttcattaacTTTTTTCGTTTAATATTTTGGTACAATGTCATCTTTCATCtcacgttttgtgttattttcttaataaatatcttaattagatagtcatatcttactaggactaaagaaatatttgaagtacaagttatatatTTTGTGTGAAGAATTTACcggaaaaaaaacccgaaaaacccaaGCAACCCGAAAAAATCGAGAAAACCCGATGTTGAAAaccccgacttttgttggtttggtttggtttatagatttaaaaacccgatgcaattggtttggtttagtCTTTAAAAAATCTGAACCAACCCGATTCATGTACACCTCTAGTTTATTATATGTTTTTGCATAGAACAAAGCTAACTTGTTTCTTTTTTTGAAAAGTTATCAAATCAATTAAAACTTATGATGATTAAGTAATTTAATgaagtaataatatatattaattaattatgattaagtaaAAAAATGAATATACAAACGCATGTAACTCATGTATTAGTTGGTGTAAGCACACCTTAGGAGTAACCTTTTATCAAAAGATATggtttgttttctttttgaaaaGTCACAAGAAGCGGTTTATAgaatatgatgatatgttatagAAGCAGAGGCGAATGTGGGATTTCTGGTACATGGGttcaccactaaaaaaaaaaaaaaaaggggcaacTTGATCCCTAATCCTCTAGGTAAAAACTCAACATTCAACAAAGTGCACCGTTTAGATTTTTTGTAGTATGAGTCTCAGCAAATAGTATTATACTAATTGTAGAAAATATTTacataaaatatttaattttacGGAGAGACCATGTGTTCACATGCCCCAATTTTACATGGTTAgaagaatttaagttatatatttcCCATCATATTTTAGAGCTTATAGTTTATGATTTTTTAGATTAAGCAAATACTACCATAAATGTAGTGAAATCTCTTTTTTCGGTTTTTTTGTCCAATCCTTCGATATCAAAAGACAACTAAAATTGATCTTTTTTAAGAGAATATGATTTTCATGCAAGCTGAAAACTGATTAATGGGTTAAGTGACGATCTCTCAATTCTTGAACCCATAAAGCATATCTCAGATTTATGCAAGGACAACGAATTTCCATCTAATTAAATTGGAAAATAGTCCaggtttttttaatttaatttcccAAATAAATGAAGAAATAATGTGATTGCACGTAGAAATAGTTAAGACTATCATGGTCATAATATACGGATGGGTTCATGGTAACTAATGTATTAATATCTATGGATATTTGACTGTAAAtatatccaatttttttttttttgtatattaacTCGAAATCGTTGTAGAAATATATAAAGTTTAATAGATTAGTTACCATGAACCCATCCGTATATTATGACcatgactaatcttcggtcaaagtgcggaaaaaagcttaatttttagtttgatttttaaagaacaaagatgacaagtttccaagcaaacaaaactaCTTCGGGGCACTCTACAatcctaaaacgacgatccaaacgtttaggcatacttgatgtaatgagccgacgttattgtacgcaaaaaaatatattaagttctatataaaatattgatattttggggttttgaaacatgactaatttttgcccaaagtatgaaaaaacgtgattttgatagcttaaaaaaaggaaaaaaaaaaagtaccctCCCCCTTTCACACACAAATTCTGCGCATGAAgcctaggttttttttttttttttaagggttagtttggttcgaaaagttattttttgggttaaaaaagtttcGGGTCCTAACTAATGCTGCTGTCTACATCACACTTCTTGACTGTGGCCTTTTTCTGAATCCTGATAACGCGAAATGCTTTGTGCACAAGGGActatttttgaaatattttttcattttattctCGAAACGAACAGGACAAGCTTATTTTTTTTCGTCGATGACTTACCATCCTTCAAGGTTATCAATTCATgttcttatatatataaaaagtaaGACATAATTGAATTTCTTAATAAAAAAAAGTATAAATATATTTACATTGTCAGTGTTTCCGACTTGATCTCGAAAAAGAAGATGCTTTGGTTTATTGCCTACTCTAATACCGTAATACGTTTGATGTCACATTGTCAACAACAATATAAGGGGTCTATTTCTAATTTCTCCTTTCAATCACAATTACGTTAGGCAAAATAACTAAACAAAATAAATAATCACTAAAAATTTTAAATGAGGTAAAAATGGATGAAACATTTCCTAGAAAGATAATAATATTTATTGATACTTATTCATAATAAAATAGACCAAGGTCTGTGTTTGATCAAAGTTATTACATCATTAAAATGGAGAATACTAAAAAACCATTTCTCCCAATTGGATCTAACAATTCCAATAACAAACACATGATAATGGGCTATTATGTTATATTGCACGTAAAATCGAAATAGTTAAGGATATCGTCATATTGTGGATGACCTTAAATGCATGATGATTCCATGTACATATCATTTGATTATAATTTTGCAAACCTACCACGTGAAGATGGTAGGTTAGCATTCTTCCCGtttctatttttataaaatacATAAACATGGATTTTTTAAAACATGAATTTATTTATGACGGAACAACCTAGCAAAATGCAAGGAAATCTTAATTTTATTAATAATTTAACTCAATAAGTAGTTTAATTATTTTTATGTCAATTTGTAATAGTTGTGAACTTATAATTCCCCAAATATTTTTCATTTACCAGTgaaatttttataattatttgtACATTTAAATAGGTTAGTTATTTTTCGAATAGCAATCGGCCTCAGTAAAGTTTATCTCGATCATAAAATGTATCAAAACCTTGGGTAAATAGCGGATGTTTTTCTCTTTAGTTTTTTAGGGTTGTGGGGTACTGAAGACAgtgcggatccaggattttcactcaggaggttcgaaaaaaataacaaaagctaaatataaaaaataaagttGTTGATGGGAATAAAAACTAGGatgctagagacaattttgaacaccctggactgcttgagctaaccttttgcatatgttcagaattttcaaaagttaatatatatacataaacacagaaaatctatcatatatatatatatctgtaatATTTTGTCGGTGAACACCCTCACCTCCACTTAAATCCGCCCCTGACTGAAGATGATGGCACCTAAAAGATCTTAAATATCTTAATGCACCCattatctatttatttatttggtGAGAGAGATAAGCCATATTATAATTTATTAGCTTGTCTTCCTTTACCCTCCAAAAAACACCAATTAATTAACTTTTCGGTGTATAAGAATTAAAATCAACAAAAATGCTCGGATTCCATGTAGCTCACTACTCTAGAACTCAACTATGGTTGCGGTGGAGTAGTAAGTATACCTTCATCCTTAGTAGATGTTTTGGGTTGAAGCTCTGAAAATTAAATTGCCTTTGATATAAAGTGTTTGCATCACAAAGTGAGACTTCCGGCTTGAATACAAATTAGCCAGGTCCCAAAACAAATATCAGACATTGTGTTGGAATAAAAAGGAACTCCAGTTGCCCAAAGTAAACCGGGGAAAACTTGGTAAATAGCCACTTTTAACACTTATGATTAACTATTGGCCACTATTTTAAAGGCTAATTCGAGTATTAACAACTGGAATCCAAGGAACGATTCATGGGGTttaaaaatttattaaagtttCAAACCCCACGAACGATTCATGTCAAACCTCGTAAACGGTTCGTAAGATCATATCTTTACAACTTCACACCCAAGAAACAATTCATGGCGTTCAAATCTTTAATGTGATTATTTATCTATCTTTTTAAATAATGTCTAAAAACTCATGACATGTCAGAAAGATGGTCACTCTACCTAATTTTTATAGTAAAGTGAACAAGATGATATAACAATAGAATAGTTAGGTAAAAGTTAAATAATGTAGAAACTGATAAATATTTTTCCGAAAAAATAATACTAGTATTTATTGATGCTCATCATTCATAATAGACCAATATTTGTGTTTGATCAAAGGTACATTAATTGGAGTTACAATTGTAAACACAGACACAATTGTATGGGCCGGTAACACCACCAGTGCAAAGTCCATTTCCTTTGTATTGCTCTGCACATTGTTTTTGACAATCAGCAAGTACACATCCCTTTGGATCCAATGTTACAGTACATCTCTGTTGGGCTTTTACCTCAGTAATTGCCAAAACTGCATCAAAATGAACCAACAAAACATTAACATATCAATAAAAGAAGAATTAAAGTTTAAGTTATAAACTGTTAGTTAATTATTTTACACTATTGGGTAATTCAACAGTTACCTAAGCGTAGGTCTCCTTATGTGGGATCGGtaatttttaaaacaaaataaattacCTGCTACAACACGTAAATGTGGCTTGATGGTGTAAAAATTCCTTACACTAatgatgtatataacttaaactctttaTTTTATCACAAACAATACAACAAATACTGAAAAAGAACttttaagaaaattgaagaaagtCGAACCTGAAAGAATGAGGAAGAAGCAAATGAGAGAGTTTAAAAACTTAGCCATCTTTATTGAAGTTGATCTCAAATGTTAATGGTGTATTTTGGTGCAAGATGAAAGAGGCTATTTATAGTGTAAATTTGCTAGAAAAGTTATGGGAGGCATTGTTAAAAATTTAATGAGATGCCATTTTTAGGAGAATTAAAATGTTACTTCTCATATTGTGTTCTATAGTTTATAATATGCTTTCCATAGAGCAAATTAAGATGGCttgttttctttttgaaataATTATGGGAAGTAGTTTAGAGAATTGATTGTGATGACATTTAGAAGAATTGGATTATTGTTATACCTTGGGATAATAGTACTTGTAGTCcttaagttaatgatgattttttAATTTTCGATATTTGGTACCTATAACATAGAAACCAAAATACTATTATCTCTAATATCTTTTATATTATGTTTTC is drawn from Lycium barbarum isolate Lr01 chromosome 8, ASM1917538v2, whole genome shotgun sequence and contains these coding sequences:
- the LOC132607529 gene encoding uncharacterized protein LOC132607529; the encoded protein is MARLGEGDKRWIVEDRPDGTNVHNWHWAETDCLEWSRNFLNNLLSNKTLIDGEGNLKIRTKNLEKLEGEAYVNIRKGKVIPGYELNLILSWEGEVVNEGGLKFEGNVELPYIADENADEDPEIRVTIKDEGQIGKRLRDAFIVKGKPFVLEQIRVYVNAMSKGGPCKDENDVKKVVKKAVNAGDVGTPALTPVKEEVKVKKEKKKEGFKTITMTEKFSCRAKDLFEILMDENRWKGFTQSNARISKEVGGEFSIFDGSVTGSNVELQEGKLIVQKWRFGSWPDGIQSMVRITFEEPQSGVTVVKLTHTDIPEEDRYGNSTVVENTERGWRDLIFHRIRAVFGFGI
- the LOC132605511 gene encoding defensin-like protein 156; translation: MAKFLNSLICFFLILSVLAITEVKAQQRCTVTLDPKGCVLADCQKQCAEQYKGNGLCTGGVTGPYNCVCVYNCNSN